A genomic stretch from Podospora pseudoanserina strain CBS 124.78 chromosome 3, whole genome shotgun sequence includes:
- a CDS encoding hypothetical protein (EggNog:ENOG503P6NC; COG:S) has translation MEEDSASNPPRVDGGRVGDKDSKTFPLSASNRGVDNLNRKMQPHHDTLPLIPPTAAGHPQDAPDATPNQTPIARDRPATMAVSPAAHTSQQQHQAAPFYPRSTSPTHPLAVDDYRQPTLQRSDSQESSSTNITDRVFTPPVNGRGASPGTASAHQSSQGSSQLLQLSQIAAAQERIPETAMDLYVNGASSRKRMADGAVKEALRDGQVLMSPGQTHMGGHSRNPSAVSIASTTGSRVGEVSAELKARLSYAMVKVNRGWQTHSIDEVEDLASKAASPTSSNSTIHLRNGSSASPQLSGGSQRASNNTTPATAFAQQLPGRHGDPYGREPPLMPSRGSSTSPVKNTAPGLAPPVSIQPSLHSVHPRRHSNPRLTPSLLSVSYHGSSYPDLLSPGQLPGYANAAQHRPSLVDAMGFSPHQNNAEKDAIESLLFMSSPGNSANLKHAFPSSSQPLPIGHSGPSRTALPSGRRTLPSSRPMHHHHARSQSQVQKRVEFEKPITETEVNEPQGTPRGNARKRINGGPGDGAPSRLKHLPVSAGLTLSSKPPRPVLADADIDRMLEAAAAAADSDSDGEIELPVRKARRDGAQPVVA, from the exons ATGGAAGAGGACTCGGCGTCGAATCCGCCTCGGGTCGACGGAGGACGTGTCGGAGACAAAGATTCCAAGACATTCCCGCTTTCGGCATCCAACCGAGGtgtcgacaacctcaaccgcAAAATGCAGCCTCACCATGACACCCTTCCCCTAATACCACCGACCGCTGCAGGCCACCCGCAAGACGCCCCAGACGCGACACCGAACCAGACCCCAATCGCACGCGACCGACCAGCAACCATGGCCGTCAGCCCTGCTGCCCACAcgtcccagcagcagcaccaggcAGCACCATTTTACCCTCgctcaacctccccgacACACCCGCTCGCCGTCGACGACTATCGCCAGCCTACCCTCCAGCGCAGCGACTCGCAAGAGAGCAGTTCCACAAACATCACCGACCGCGTCTTTACCCCACCTGTGAACGGCAGAGGAGCGAGCCCTGGCACCGCCAGCGCCCACCAGTCAAGTCAAGGATCGTCACAACTCCTCCAATTGTCTCAGatcgccgccgcccaagAGAGAATACCCGAGACCGCGATGGACCTATACGTCAACGGTGCCTCGTCGCGGAAGAGGATGGCCGATGGTGCCGTCAAGGAGGCATTACGCGACGGTCAGGTCCTCATGTCGCCAGGCCAGACACATATGGGTGGCCACTCTCGAAACCCCAGTGCCGTCAGTATCGCTTCCACGACGGGAAGCCGTGTTGGAGAG GTATCCGCCGAACTCAAGGCGCGCTTGTCCTATGCCATGGTTAAGGTGAACCGTGGCTGGCAAACACACTCCATCGACGAGGTTGAAGATCTTGCCTCCAAGGCTGCGTCCCCCACCTCAAGTAACTCGACAATACACCTCAGAAACGGGTCGTCAGCAAGCCCACAACTGTCTGGTGGGTCACAGCGTGCTagcaacaacacaacccctGCCACGGCCTTTGCACAGCAACTACCAGGACGACATGGAGATCCCTACGGGCGAGAGCCCCCATTGATGCCTTCTCGTGGAAGCTCGACATCCCCCGTCAAAAATACTGCCCCAGGTCTGGCCCCTCCCGTGTCCATCCAACCATCCCTGCATTCCGTTCACCCGCGGAGACACTCCAACCCGAGACTTACACCATCCCTCCTCTCAGTCTCATACCACGGCTCATCATATCCAGATCTTCTGAGCCCCGGCCAGTTACCGGGATACGCCAACGCCGCACAGCATCGACCATCGCTAGTCGATGCCATGGGGTTCTCGCCGCACCAGAACAACGCTGAAAAGGATGCCATAGAATCCCTGCTGTTCATGAGCAGTCCTGGAAACTCGGCCAATCTCAAACATGCGTTCCCCTCATCATCGCAACCGCTCCCAATTGGTCACTCGGGACCATCACGCACAGCACTGCCTTCGGGCAGGAGAACATtaccaagctcaaggccgatgcaccaccatcacgctCGGTCGCAATCCCAGGTCCAAAAACGTGTAGAATTCGAGAAGCCCATCACCGAGACGGAAGTTAACGAGCCACAAGGGACGCCCAGGGGGAATGCCAGAAAGCGAATCAATGGAGGACCCGGTGACGGCGCGCCTTCTCGGCTGAAGCACCTACCTGTCTCTGCAGGTCTCACGTTGTCATCCAAACCGCCACGGCCCGTTTTGGCTGATGCCGACATTGACCGAATGCTGgaggctgcggctgcggctgcagATTCGGATTCGGATGGCGAAATAGAGCTCCCTGTACGCAAGGCGCGCCGGGACGGCGCTCAACCTGTTGTGGCTTAA
- a CDS encoding hypothetical protein (COG:S; EggNog:ENOG503NVDD) → MGGFMPFFPSGSDFRQSGFKDVTLKPAAKRIIICCDGTWQSSVTNTVNIPSNITRIARYLSKVGRDGDDPAKEWQQVVYYDAGIGTAVGVLESARQGNTGSGFVGNVIEAYNFIVNNYTLGDQIFCLGFSRGAYTARAVAGLVTDIGVIQPRDMQDFAELYNAYQAHSDNILFRQSKAWREWVEGKRLFDPNQKGSPKGWKQAPSAWEKKPHGAPPEATRWVEAVAVFDTVGCLGIPEFEGYIMGGLAWLLSWAVTVEKFGFHNVTLSPYIKHAYQALALDEHRKPFDAAVWHLPAPPVRPAAGSNVADLRQAWEELRDTDGATEDQLTEAWENLVAAEMFEELGKRDAEPKLLQVWFPGVHVNMGGGSKEALEQRRGDFEQIAMITLMWMVEQLTPHLHFDNNAFEMLTDRFMVIQPIIDDLITSKKQDHWLIKKINALKARDNAKNGIDSGLTWARNLAAEALMGWATGPIVDTFEGGWIKKATGSKYRTPGEYKESQKGRTNEEIHPTVRYRMDRLSAEGVGYDPVPLKDFTRQKTVVSQTQADGSIKEVVGYEWVKNNVRIPEYKIAGPFDKEGANFERACVVTESASEWLGKLDKELGIDSWEARGLDKS, encoded by the exons ATGGGTGGTTTTatgcccttcttcccctctgGCAGTGACTTCCGGCAGAGCGGGTTTAAAGATGTCACCCTCAAGCCTGCCGCCAAGAGAATCATCATTTGCTGCGATGGCACCTGGCAGTCATCAGTCACCAACACAGTCAACATTCCTTCCAACATCACCCGAATCGCGCGGTATCTGAGCAAGGTGGGCAGAGATGGGGACGACCCAGCAAAGGAGTGGCAGCAGGTCGTCTACTACGACGCCGGCATCGGAACTGCCGTAGGTGTTCTGGAGTCTGCTCGACAGGGCAACACGGGTTCAGGCTTTGTCGGCAACGTCATCGAAGCGTACAActtcatcgtcaacaacTACACTCTGGGCGACCAAATCTTTTGTCTGGGATTCTCGCGCGGTGCTTACACGGCTCGGGCCGTTGCTGGACTGGTCACTGATATTGGCGTGATCCAGCCCAGAGATATGCAAGACTTTGCCGAGCTGTACAATGCCTACCAGGCCCACAGCGACAACATTCTCTTTCGCCAGAGCAAGGCCTGGCGTGAATGGGTGGAGGGAAAGCGGCTGTTTGACCCGAACCAGAAGGGAAGCCCCAAGGGGTGGAAGCAGGCACCTTCAGCCTGGGAGAAGAAACCGCATGGAGCTCCTCCGGAGGCGACGAGATGGGTCGAAGCTGTCGCTGTTTTCGACACGGTGGGTTGTCTCGGCATCCCTGAATTTGAAGGTTACATCATGGGTGGCCTCGCGTGGCTGTTGAGCTGGGCAGTTACGGTAGAGAAGTTTGGCTTCCATAACGTGACGCTGAGCCCCTACATCAAGCACGCCTATCAGGCTCTTGCGCTGGACGAGCACAGAAAGCCATTCGACGCTGCTGTTTGGCATCTTCCAGCCCCTCCTGTTCGCCCTGCTGCGGGAAGCAACGTGGCGGATCTGAGACAGGCATGGGAAGAGCTCCGAGACACAGACGGGGCAACCGAGGACCAGCTGACCGAAGCTTGGGAGAACCTTGTCGCTGCTGAAATGTTTGAGGAGTTGGGCAAGCGGGACGCCGAGCCTAAGCTTTTGCAAGTTTGGTTCCCCGGTGTTCATGTGAACATGGGAGGCGGGAGCAAGGAGGCGCTGGAACAGAGAAGGGGAGACTTTGAGC AGATTGCCATGATTACGTTGATGTGGATGGTTGAGCAGCTAACGCCACACCTCCATTTTGACAACAACGCCTTTGAAATGTTGACAGACCGATTCATGGTCATACAGCCAATTATCGACGACCTCATCACGAGCAAGAAGCAGGACCACTGGCTGATAAAGAAGATCAACGCTCTCAAGGCGAGAGATAATGCCAAGAATGGCATTGACAGCGGCTTGACCTGGGCTCGAAATCTTGCAGCTGAGGCGCTCATGGGGTGGGCGACCGGCCCAATCGTCGACACGTTCGAGGGTGGCTGGATCAAGAAGGCGACGGGTTCCAAGTACCGTACTCCAGGCGAATATAAAGAAAGTCAGAAAGGGAGGACCAATGAAGAGATTCACCCAACAGTAAGGTACAGGATGGACCGGCTCAGCGCCGAAGGTGTGGGTTATGACCCAGTGCCGCTCAAGGACTTTACGCGCCAAAAGACTGTTGTGTCGCAGACGCAAGCAGATGGCAGCATaaaggaggttgttggctaTGAATGGGTCAAGAACAATGTCCGGATTCCAGAGTACAAGATAGCCGGGCCATTCGATAAGGAGGGGGCCAACTTTGAGCGGGCCTGTGTGGTGACAGAGTCAGCGTCGGAATGGCTGGGAAAACTGGACAAGGAGCTGGGGATCGATTCGTGGGAGGCGCGAGGCCTGGACAAGTCTTGA
- a CDS encoding hypothetical protein (EggNog:ENOG503PF8M), which translates to MEDDEDYEIKDIQFGFRRFRAPAKRIYANRNVFLLDIPPNPIACWLLFWMPQLASFWLQRLLPKWFLPTTVILKERNPSKADNYENEIDTYLHLQPLQGNHIPFLFGEVAVSYAKRRYQISQRPTPAILLEYIKGVSLSNLPTEELESPHLLEELKDMYNLLTKNGVVHGDPRLHNFLRVNNRIVPIDFEFSYPLPNDITNEDELETLKGEIEKLVRQAKGVKMEHLVSGPVIVNGLRVRKPSGTTTHN; encoded by the exons AtggaagacgatgaagacTACGAGATTAAG GACATACAGTTTGGCTTCCGACGTTTTCGAGCGCCTGCAAAACGAATCTACGCGAATCGAAATGTCTTTCTCTTAGATATCCCGCCGAATCCAATTGCTTGCTGGCTATTATTCTGGATGCCGCAGCTCGCCAGCTTCTGGCTACAGCGATTGCTGCCAAAGTGGTTCTTGCCGACAACTGTCATTCTAAAGGAGCGAAACCCCAGCAAAGCTGATAACTACGAAAACGAAATCGACACATACTTGCATCTTCAACCGCTCCAGGGCAACCACATCCCGTTTTTATTCGGTGAAGTAGCCGTCAGCTACGCGAAGAGGAGGTATCAGATCAGCCAGCGGCCCACTCCTGCCATCCTCCTGGAATACATCAAAGGAGTGTCGCTAAGCAATCTTCCAACTGAAGAGCTAGAGAGTCCTCACCTTCTCGAAGAACTCAAGGACATGTATAACCTGCTTACGAAAAACGGGGTTGTTCATGGGGATCCAAGGCTCCATAACTTTTTACGTGTCAATAACAGGATCGTTCCTATTGACTTTGAGTTTTCCTACCCTCTTCCCAATGATATAACGAATGAGGATGAATTGGAAACCTTAAAGGGCGAGATTGAGAAACTGGTAAGGCAGGCAAAGGGGGTAAAAATGGAACATCTAGTCTCAGGCCCTGTCATTGTGAATGGTTTACGGGTGCGAAAGCCTTCCGGCACGACGACCCATAACTAG